A segment of the Longimicrobium sp. genome:
GGGGAGCCGGTGGACAGCCGCGAGCCGCTGCTCTACCACAAGACCACGCGCCGCGAGGTCTACGAGCGCGCCGCCGCCTCGCGCCCCGACTGCGGCGACGTGCTGCTGGTGAACGAGCGCGGCGAGCTGACCGAGTCCACCATCGCCAGCCTGGTGGTGGAGATGGACGGCGCGCGCTGGACGCCGCCGCTGCAGTCGGGGCTGCTGCCGGGCGTCTTCCGCGCCGAGCTGCTGCGCCGCGGCGAGGTCCGCGAGCGGGTGCTGCGTCCGGACGACCTGGCGCGCGCGTACGCCGTCTGGCTGGTCAACTCCGTCCGCCGCTGGCGCCGCGCCACGCTGATCGCATAGGCGCGACTATTGTAGGGAGCCGATCGCCATGGCCAGCCAGCTCGCCCTGTTCGGTGCGGAGGAGCCCCGCTTCCCCGAGGGCTTCCGGTACGAGCCCGAGGTCCTCACCCCGGCGGCGGAGGCCGCGCTGGTGGAACAGCTGCGGGCCCTGCCGCTTCGCGACTTCGAGTTCCACGGCCACACGGGCAAGCGCCGCGTGGTCTCGTTCGGGTGGCAGTACGACTTCGGCGCGCGGCGGCTGCAGAAGGCCGACGACATGCCGGCCTTCCTCCTCGCGCTCCGCGACACCGCGGCCGGTTTCGCGGGGATGCCCGCCGCCCGTCTCCAGCACGTCCTGGTGACCGAATACGGCCCGGGCGCCGGCATCGGGTGGCATCGCGACAAGGCGGTTTTCGGCGAGGTGGTCGGGCTCTCGCTCCTCTCCCCCTGCGTGTTCCGCCTTCGGCGCCGCGCGGACGAAGGATGGGAGCGGGTGAACCTCACCGCGGCCCCGCGCTCCGCGTACCTCCTGAGCGGGCCCGCACGGACCGAGTGGGAGCACAGCATCCCG
Coding sequences within it:
- a CDS encoding alpha-ketoglutarate-dependent dioxygenase AlkB, with translation MASQLALFGAEEPRFPEGFRYEPEVLTPAAEAALVEQLRALPLRDFEFHGHTGKRRVVSFGWQYDFGARRLQKADDMPAFLLALRDTAAGFAGMPAARLQHVLVTEYGPGAGIGWHRDKAVFGEVVGLSLLSPCVFRLRRRADEGWERVNLTAAPRSAYLLSGPARTEWEHSIPPVDALRYSVTFRNLRER